The Dama dama isolate Ldn47 chromosome X, ASM3311817v1, whole genome shotgun sequence nucleotide sequence CTCGGGAGCCCCTGGCGCCGCCCACCCCAAGGCTGCTGTCCCTCCTCCCCCGGGGAGCCCCACCAAGTTCCGATCCCTCTCCAGGGATCCCGACGTGGGTCGGAGACAGCACTCGGCCGAGGAGCGGGTCCGCCATGGCCCCAAGATGGGGGTGGCCCTGGAGCGCGTGGGCCCTGAAGGCAGCCCCTACCTGTCACGGCGCCACCGCAGCCCAGGCCAGGAGGGCGAGCACTACCACAGCTGCCTGCAGCTGGCAGCCCCACGCGGCCTCGAAGACCTGGGCCCCGGCCCCTTGAGTGTGGCTGCCGGCCCCCGGGTGGGAGGAGGGGCCGCGGCCGTGGCCCCTGAAGTGTCCCGCACGGAGTGGAAGGTCAAGGTGCGCAGCGATGGGACCCGCTATGTGGCCAAGCGACCCGTGCGTGACCGCCTCCTGAAAGCCCGGGCCCTGAAGATCCGTGAGGAGCGCAGTGGCATGACCACCGACGACGATGCAGTGAGCGAGATGAAGATGGGCCGCTACTGGAGTAAGGAAGAGCGGAAGCAGCACCTGATCCGGGCCCGGGAGCAGCGGAAGCGGCGCGAGTTCATGATGCAGAGCCGGCTGGAGTGCCTGCGGGAGCAGCAGAATGGAGACAGCAAGGCTGAGCTTAACATCATCGCCCTGAGCCACCGCAAGACCATGAAGAAGCGAAACAAGAAGATCCTGGACAACTGGATCACCATCCAGGAGATGCTGGCCCATGGTACGCGTTCGGCCGATGGCAAACGGGTCTACAACCCTCTGCTCTCGGTCACCACCGTGTGAGCACCCTCTGTGCTCCCAGGCGTGGGTCCAGCGATCTGACCAGACCCCCGTCTCCCGCCCTCCCTTAGCATCtagcgtatgtgtgtgtgtgagcgtgggACTTTGCTACCCAGATAGAAGCCCCCGCAGAGAAGGGATGCCTCTCCTCATCAGCAACTTCCTTCTCCCCAGGGAGAGTGACCACATCCACAGGTGGCCTGGGGACAGACCTGTATCTGCCTCCCTTCAGCcataggatgtgtgtgtgtgtttgtgtgtgacaTGAACCCAggcacatgtatgcacacacacatgtacttcCCTCTAGAGTGGCTACTtggggacagggaagtctgctgaAAAGGAGAGGCAAAGAAGACTGTCCTAAGCACAAGAGAATGTCCATTATTTGTAGACAGAGGCAACCCTGATTTTTTGTGGCTCTTTCCCTTTTCTGTGCTTGCtaattgttttggtttgtttcgtTTTGTGGACCTGCTCTGGAGCCTGGCAGCTCCTTCAGGCAGCCTGACCAAGGTGGAATCCCCAAGTTATGGCTGGGaagaaaggggtggggggaagaaggGACGGGAGGGGGGAagtttgggggtgggagggaaggtggGGAGATGAAGGCAAGAAGGGGAAGCAGCTTTGCTGGGGGCCTCCCCTCCGAGGTGTAGGGACAGGGAGCATAggtgtagcttgccaggctcacCCTGGAGGTCACCTCCTTCCCTGCTGGCTGTGGGGACAGAAGGGGCAGTCTCCATCCAAGATGTCAGGAAACCCAGGCTGTGCCAGACGCCCCTGGAGCTTGCCTTCTCTCCCGAGTGGCAGGAGGGGTCCAGAAACCAAGTCCCCTGAATTGCAGCAGAAGACCCTTGTGACGAGACCCACACGGAGCTAGGGAGCGCTCTGGCACTGAGTGACAGGCAGGTGCTGCCAGCTGGGCGGACTGGGGAGCAGATGCCCTTGCACCCCACTTTGCCAGTGTGGACGGGGCCCCCTCAGGGACCTGTGTATCAGTAAGAGCTGGCCTCAGGATCCTTATGCAGTTCAGAGGGCCTCAGATGGGAGGCAGACAGGCTGCCCATCCCTGCCCCCTGCCGGCGTCACAAGAATAAAGCAAGCTGCCTTTTGAGGGTGACTCCTGGTCTCCTGGTATTCATTCTCCAGCACTGGGGGCTGGTTTGGGGCTTGGTGGGTCACAGGGAAGCTGAGAAACAGGGAAGTGTCCTGCACAGTCAGTCTCCAGAATGCCGGGAGGGACAGAGCGCCAGGATCATTTCCGAGATCAGGCTTGGTCACAGGGATGGTACCCAGGTGTAGGAAGCAGGGCAGAGACTGAGCTCAGGACTGGCAACAGCCTGGCGCTGGCATGTGCCTGAGGCCAACGCCCTAGCTCTGGTCAGGTCCTAGAGAAGTGGTTCAGGGAGAGCCCTATGGGGCAATGGGCTGCGGTCTTCTGGAAGGCAACGTCTAGCACTCATGAGATGTAAATCAGTGTCTTTTGACCTGATGAGTACCAGATGCCTGTGGGAACTCCCAGAGGGTCCATTCAGCACAGCAGTCCTGATCAGTGCCAGGAACTCTGCCAAGTCTAGCAATTCCAGGGACCATGTGTGTGGCGAGTCCTTGAGCTTGGTCTCTTGAACAGACACAGGACAGGACATTGCCAGCACCTTAAGTGGGTGGGGAtacatttaaacattttcttggaAGAACAAGAGACTTCCTCTGAATTTCTCTAATTTGCCAAGATTGGTGTGAGCAAGAAATCTGAGCCCATAGCAGAGTGCCCTGCTGTCAGAACAGCGGGGagggaagacccagcatggcACATGAACACCAGTGGCTTCTTTGTGAAAAGGGGCAAACAGCTGACACCCAAGGCCTCTGGAGCTGGGGGCTAGGCATGCCAACTCTAGGGACATGAGTGTCCTCGGGAGGGGATACTCCATACAGGTCCCCAAGACCCAACACGTCACAGAAAACTGGCTAGAGCAGGTGATCAAGGGCACTCACTTTGACGGCTCTAGAGGCACCTCATTCTTgctctggggtggggtgccagaTGCCCAGGGCTCCCAGGATGGGGTCCAGGACAGGCCTATAACCTTGGGTCCCCTGGCCATGTGACAGCTTAGCTCTTATTGGCTCTGGCAGATGTGACATCACCATGGCCTGGACCAGTGACTTCACATTTGGGTCTAACCCTCTCTGGGCAGAGTAGTGATGGAGCCTGCATCTTAAAAGAACCCCAGGGTGGCCAACCTCTACCGTGCCTTTTTAGGAGCAGTGCTCAGCTAGCAGGCACCTCTGTCTGGAATACAGAAAGCCCCTCAGCCAGGGTGCCCTTGCCCCTTCTGGTCTTAGAGGCACTCAGCTGTGCCCTGGAACCTCCCCATTCCTGCCAGTCACCTCCTGCCCACTTGAGGGTGGGGGCAAGGAGCAGCTGGGACCCCCGATTCCAGAGGAGGTCCCCCGAGAAGTCCCTCCATGCTCCCGAGGACAGAGCCTGGAGGAGACCCCCTACCCGTTCAGGTAGGTTTTGAGTCTACCCTCCCTTTTGGTGCAGCCTCCGTGAAGGCTTGTTATTCACTCTGGTAACAGGTGATGGGCGCCAGGTGCTTTGCTGGCGGATCCCAAAACAATCTCTCACCGATGCCCGGGAGGCAGCCAGGTCACAGCTGAGCAAATGTGTGCAGCGGGGAAGGACCCTAGGCACTCCCCCCTCACCCACCGGTGGCAGGAGGGAAACCAAACTGGGCAGGAGGGAGGGCTGTGGGTTGACTCAGAGCATGGAGCCTGCACAGGAATGCCTGCCAGGTGCTTGGAGGGGGGTTGCTAGGAAGCAAGGTGCAAGGCCAGACTGGAAAGGGCTCACTGTGGGCTCCTTGGAAGCTCGGGGGTCTGTCTCTGCCTTTCTCTGGGCCCCACCTAATGCCACGAGATAGGAGCATCCTGGGGTTAACTGGCTGCAGCAGAGAGCCTGCAAGGTCTATCCCTCAGAGAGCTACTAGAACTCGATTCAACAGCATCAGCTCCATAGGGGTGCCTGCAATACCCCCCAGGAAAAACACATAAAGTACTGGTGTGTGGCTTGTGCCCCGAGTTCCAAAGCCCAGGAACCCTTCCGAAGGCCAGAAGGGCTGTGCCTGCTTGTGTTGCTAGCTCCTGAGTTCCAGGCAAGCTTCCCACACCACTGTCCCTGGGACCCTGCCCTCATATTGGCAGGTGGTCAGAAGGCCCTTCTCTAGGCGGGCCCAGGCAGGCTGGGTGAGGGCAGGTGGACAAGGCCACGCTCTCCCAGAAGACGGCTGGAAAACCACGAAGGCAACCCTGAGagatgccaggcactgggcaTTCGGTCCCAAAAGCCATCTGGGGGCTAAGAATGGAGTGGTAGTGACGGCCAAGGGATGAAGCAGACACACACAAGGAGGAGGACCTCCAGACCTGTGCCGTCCGCCTGGGTGGACAGATGCTGGGCACCCAGCGCTGCCCATGTGCGTGACCCAGCTCCAGTGCTCGGGATAGCCAATAGCTGTTTATTGAAAGAAGcaagggtggggggcgggcaccACCCTCAGGCCTGGATGTGGCTCTTGGCGCTAAAGGCCAGGTAGTAGATCACTAAGCCGATGGCTGCGGCCAGGACTTCGGTGGAGACCCAGGGCCCGTTCCAGGTACCCTGCAAGAAAGGAGACCACAGTCGTTCCCACGAGGACAGACAGGGGAGGGGGCCAGCCACTCCAGGGGGCACAAAGACACGCCGGCCACCGTGGCGCAGCCCCCAGTGCCCCCTCAAAGGCAAGGCTGGCCGCGTGCCCCACCCCTTCCCTGGGCCGAGCCAGTCCCCTCCTCCAGCTCACCCGATGGTCAACGCTGACCGTGAATAGAGGTGGGATGACGGAAACGTCCTCGTTGTTTCTCTGAGCCTGCGAGGGAGGTGCTGGGGTCAGGGGGCTCTGCCGGGTGGGCTGGTCGAGGCAGAACCCTGCCCAGAGTCATGGGAGAAGAGAGGTGGGCAAAGGAAAGAAGGCATGGGGCTAGCTGGGGTGGGTGGTCAGGTAGGAAGGTGCCTACCCACCCATCCTGCTGAGTTGGGGAGGGGGACGGGGACCGCAGGGGGGGAGACAGCTGTGGCTGTGGGCAGCACCCTCTCTCCAATAGGCCTGGCGGTGGGGGGCTTTGGGGACACTCACCTTCCTCAGGAGGCTGTAGGACTCCTCATCAAAGAACCGGACCTCATAGGTGCCCGCATGGGCGCTCTTGTGATCTAGGCTCCAGGAAACCTGGGTGGGGTACATTTGGCAAGGGGTGGATACAATGGACATGGTGCTGCTATCAGCGCACAGAGTCCAAGAACCTCAGCTCAGCTGGCCAAGCTGCCCAGGGCTTCAGGCTATGCCTGCGAACAGGTGGCTTCCCCCGGAAGTGATGACCACAGCCTCCCTTACCTGGTAACGTCCCACGTCCTGGCCCCGGGTGACAGGAAATTGTTTTCCACTGACGTCAGCATAGAGAGCCATGTTCTGGGGGAGCGGATAAAAAGAGAGTCACCTTCTCCCCTCTTGGGCGGTCTGTGAGGTTCTGCTGTGCCCACGGCCTGGGGTAGGCAGGCTGCCAGGCAGAGTCAGGGACTGAGCTGGGTCTGGTAGGGGAACCAAATGAGAATCCTGGGGGCCAGTCTCTCCATGCTGGTCTTGCTCCTTGGGGACCACACCTCCCCACTGGCCTGGCCTCCCTAATCCACAAGCCTGTTAGCTGAACAGGGGCGGGATGACTGAAgtgttctcctttcttctctgagtCTGAAAGCGGGTACTGGGATCAGGGGTGCCTAAGGAGCTGCCTAAGGAAGGTGGTACCTAAGAAGATCCAACTTCCATCTTTTTTTGGGCCTTCAGGTTGCAGGGGCCCAGGCCAGGGCTGCTCAGTTTTTAAATCACCAAACACCCATGCAGACACACGTTTCGGCCAAGAGCAACCAGGAAGGGGATACAGGAGCCCTGGGGCTGAGCCTGACTCTGTCCCTTCCCACGAGCACGCTTTCCAGACACAGCAAAGTGTCTACCTACACTGCTGCATGGGGGAGAAGTAGACCTGGCCGGTGAGCTGGATGTTCTTTAATCCCCTGTTAGAATCTGGCCTGCCTGTGCCCCAATCTCACCTTCAGCCTGGCAGTGAAACCCTGATGCTTGCTCTGTCCTTGTGGAGCCCCAGGCTACCTGCCCACCTCTGCCCTCACCCTCTTGGCTGAAGCCCTGCTGCCTCACCTGGACCCTGTTCTTGCAAGTCAAGGAGATCTCCACGATGAAGACAGTCTCAGTAGAAATGACAGCATCCGAGGTGGTATAGTAGGAAGGGGTGATCTGGGGCTCCACACAGGCCTCTGCTGCGGGAagggggcagagagggagggatAAGGCCTGGTTTTCACTCACTGAGTTGTGGTGCAGAAGGGACCACCCTACCCCACTTCCCAGAGCTTATCTACTAAAGACACAACGGGCCCTTTGGACCCTGCCAGGTGGAGTCTGGGAGATGGATCCAAATGACGAATCAGAAGTGCAGGGGTCAAGAGTGGGGTGGCCtttaagaaaggcagagaaggggatgggAAGACTTTGTACAGGTGGAACCTCGATGTCAGGGCCAAAAAACAGGTGAgcatgttggggggtggggagtgcacTGCATGACTTCACTGCACAACTTGACTCTGTGCCTGGACCTACAGACAGAAAAGCCATGCAATGGTTTAGGGATGCAGCCTACCCTGGAACACcccaaaagcccagggccaggctgACCTCAATTCAGAGCCGCAAGGCCCTAGCTAGTTGACTGAAGGCATGATCTGCAGACATAAAAGCACAAAAAACTATGTGGGCTTCCCACATGAAGGGTCTCTGCCCCAGACAGTTGACAGAAAACCAAGACTGGCCCAGTGGTTCCCGAGGAAAGGAAATGGGCGATCTGGGTCCAAAAGCACAACTTGTCCCCCTGCTGCCCTCAGAGAAAGGACACACCCTCGCCATCTCCACACTGCTAGAGGCCACAGGGAAGGAAAGGTGTCACCGAAACCACCAGGCGCCAACTGCTCTAACACGGTGTCAGGGCAGGGCCATGACTTGGGCTGAGGCTTGGGATTAAACAGTGGGAGGAAAATGCCTGGGAACGTCGGTGGGAAGTGGTTCTCAGGAGCCACATTCCCCAGGTGCTTCCACACTTTGCCAAGTTTGACCTTCCTCCAGACACGGGAAAGCACAGTTTCATGGTCAGGTTTGTCCTTTCCAGGCATCACTGCCTACAGCCTGGGGAGTTCCTGAAGAGCCAGTGACCAGGATGCGGGTGGGGTGGCCACTGAGGCTGATGAAACACTCCAGGCATCAAGGGCGCTGGCTTGAAGTAGGGCAGGTAAAGTGAAAGTGCTCAAAGTGGCCCTAACCCAGTCCGGATCCCCAGGCCCAATGTGGGCTCCTGGAAGGACCTCCTGCTAAACACACTTCTGGACTCCGGTGTCAGTTAGAACTCAGCCAGGCCACTGTTAACAACCTCTCAAGAATGTGAAGCCATCTGACTCTGCTGAAAAACCCTATACGGATCCAACAAGGCCTTAGGGGACACAAACCAAGCGTCTGATTTAGACACTCATCTTTCCCTCTTCAGGTCTTTTCTAACTCACCTGCACTCTGGGCCCCTCTGCCTGGACCGTCCCTGCTTCCTCGCTTCACTCAAAGCCCCATTCCTAGGGAGGCCTGACCCCACATCGGGTCAGGTGGTTCCTCTCCACCTGCCCAGTTTCTCGCTCTGATCACCCTACGCTGCAGAGCTTCGCTCCTGTCCGAccgaccgccccccccccccaaatgccAAGACCGGAGGCTCTAGGAGTGGCGGCAGGGACGAGTGTCACTTTCCCTGCTGGAGCTGGGGCCAGGCGCACAGAAAGGCTCTGGGAGTCTTCCTCACTGGAGCAGACGGGGCACAGATCAGGCTGTTTCTTCCAGCAGCTCAGCTGCTGGGTGAACGTGTGTAGTGCACGAAAGCGTAGTAGCCTCGGCCGCCGCGACCAGAGACCACCTGCCTCTCGGAGGGAGAAGGCCCAGACCCCCGCTCTGCTAGCACCCGTCCTCCCCCGACGCACCACCAGTCGTGGGTGAGAAGCTCGCCAGAAAAGAACTCCGGCCAGGCCGCTACCTGAGCAGCAGGAGAGGCCGGACAGCAGCAGTAGCGCCAGAGCGCCGAGAGATGCCAGCGCCGCCATCGCCTGTTCTCTGCCAAGGGAAAAAGAGAGCGGTTAGCCTGAACACGAGGAGCAGACGAGGAAGCGCGACGCGTCAGCGGCCGCCGCAGCCAATCGGGTGCCGGCGGGCTGGGCGGGCCTGTGACGTCACTGGCGGTACTGACGTGTCTCCTCCCCGGACCAGACGCCCAGCCGGCTGCCCCCCAAagatggcggcggcggcgcctCCGGCGCCGGAAAAAGGCGTGGGAAACCGGCGCGGCCGCGTGCGTGCGCACTGCTGGGACCACGCCCCCTCCCGAGACGTCGCGCTCTGCCGAGCTCTCGCGAGAGCGGCAGCTGCGTGTCGGAACCTGAGGCTGTCTTCACGTTCTGTTATGGCGCTGAAGGTGGCGACGGCCGCGGTCGGCGCTGCGAAGGCAGCGCTCAGGCCGGCCCTCCTCTGGCGTCcttgggaggtgagagggaggagcGGCCCATGGGGACAGCCGCCGCGCTCGCTAAGAGGTGTTCGCACCTCGGCGGGGTTAGGCGGGTAGCCGCCGCGCTCGGACAGTTCTGGAGCCAGATTGGCTGCGGGCCtcgtgaggggaggggagagtgtcGCGGCCCGGGGTTGATTGGCCACCTCCGCTGTCAATGAAGGGGTTAGCTGAAGTTGACCCTGGTCTGGCGCTCCAGGAGTCTGCATATGGTGGCAGGGGAGCTCCCAGAGAGTGAGGGGCAGTGTCACTTTCCAGTGTCCTTGTGGGAACCCTCGTGAGGCGGTCGCGTGTCCAGCCCGCCTTGCTCTTGCCCTCTTGGGAATCCGTTCCCAGCTGCCCGTCCTCCTCGGGTTTCCCTCTTAGGAACCGCTTTGCCACCTCTCCCAGTGGAGGTGGCCAATCGGACTTTTCGGTGCCCCAGGGGCTTTCCCCACCCTGCAGGCGCTGGGAATGGAAAGGAGCTAGGATTCCTGAAGCTGGCGGCGGGTCGGGAGGCCGCGAGGGCTTTGCTTCCGTCGTTCTCCGTTTAGGATCTTGCTTATTAGGGTCTGATTCCTCTTGTGACACACTTCCATGAGGATAGTATAGTCCCTAGGTGAGTGGGAAGTCCGAAGCGTCATCAAGTCGGGACTGGCCCGGAGGGATGAGAGGTCTGACCTACCTCTCTGGGCTCCAGTTCCCTCTCGCTGTCAAAGGATCCACCCACCTCTGACCTTCCAGAACTCAGTGACTTTGCTGACACTCCTTGCGGTCACATCTCCTGGCATGCTTCCCCCCTCTGAGCCCTTGGGAAGGCTGGCCTGTCACAATTTCTGCCTTGTTAAATTCTGTTTAAAGTGCTGACTTCTCCCACTTGCTGGCGAGAGGCTTTCCAAGGGTCCCTGGCCACTAGGCACTTGCAGGATCTTGGTGGGGACATTTGTCTCCTTGCTGACTtcccctgtgtgtgtgcttgtgttcaTATTGGGGCAGGGATGAGGAGACTGAAAGGCTGCTAGCTGAGCAATGCCTTGCCCCAAGACTGGTTGTCTTGGGTATGGGAACCTTTAGAGATGAAGCCCGGATTTTTGGTCCCAAGTAGTGGGACCTTATAGGAAAACATGCAGACACCATTGGTACTTGATCCAACAGAAACATGGTGAAGAGAGAAACTTCACTAAAGTGCAGCACGGGAGCCCTTTGGTTGAACCACATACCATTCTGGACTGCTTTCTGTGGTACTATCAAAGGACAAGGGTAACAGTCCACCTTCCTGCTTGATGAACAAGCTGGAGACCaatgtgtgtatcacatcttgcCTCGTCCTGGGGTCCTTTGATGGGGAGGTTCACAGAATCTTTGTAACTCCCTGAAGGAAGGGACCTGAGTCTGTCCAGAGCAAGGTCAGGGAAGTCGCTATCCCGAGAGCTCTCTGGGTCTTTGGCCAAAGCTGGATGGAACATGTAGCATTGGGACCAGATGAGGGAGAGGTTCAGCCCTGGTGGTAGTCATGGGACCCACGGTCTGGTGGGGTTTCCTTGCACTGAAATAGAGCCAGGCCCAGTGTGAGTGGTGGCTTACAATCATGGCCAGGATACCTGCCCTGTGCTCGTGGGCCTCAGAGCTGGAACCGAGGAGGAATTAGCTGGCAGCCAtaggggccagcccagcatctcctcATTGGTCACCAGCCTTGCACCCTGGCCTGAGGGGCTGCTGAGGTGAAGGGGAGCCCTCATCCCTCAGCTTGGGACTGAACAGCTTGCATACCTCTTTTTGCTTAATGCTTCCAGTGGTCAGATAAAGTAGGCACCTCTGTTCCATGGGTTTCAGGTAAGGGGAAGAAGCTTAGCAAGGTTAAGCTGTTTGCCACCAGGAGTAGTGGACAGAGGCTTTGGACTGAGGTCTCCCTAGCCTCAGAACCTgccttatttttcttcatcttctgaTGTGTTCATTTCACTCAAGAAATGTGTTTCATGTCCCAGCTCTGAACTAGGCATTCTCCTGGGTCTTGGGGTGATAGCAGGAGATCAGACAGACATGGCGTCCATTATGTGGGGCTCAAGTGTTGGAGAAGGAGTGAGGCAGCTGTAACCTAGGGAGATGGGGGTTGGGAGGAAGGGAACGAGTAGGGCTTTGTAGCCCAGGGGAACCAGCAGCTCAGCAACCTTAGggcatcagggaaggcttcctggaggaagggcaATCTAAGCCACCATGCTCAAGTTTGTGTTGAGAGCCTATAGACAGATGAATCTAGATACTGACAGTTGTTAGAAGGCAAACAGAAAAACCCCAAGTGTGTATCTGGCTCCTGATCCGGGGGCTCCGTGGATCAGTAGAAACCCAAGGAGCATCTTGTCCTGTTCGTCACCCCCTTCCTAACTCCTGTGCCTACAGAGCTTTGTGCACGCGGGTACCTTGTGAATACCAGCCGGAAAGACCCAGATGGGATGGTTAGCCTCTGCCTCAGCTTTCTAGACTCCTAGCAGGAAGGCAAGGCTCTTTGAAAAATGGCCACAGTGACTCTGTCATTGGCTggcatcctctgctgctcccccaGCAGGCAAGTGGCAGGGCATCCCTGAGTGAGAAGGAGGGACTGTGGCTCAGTCCCCACCTCTTTGCATTGAGGGGCACGCAGGTGGGGCCCCCAGGGAGGAAAGTGTGGGCCTGTAGCCCCCTGTGGCAGGAGCTGGGAACTGggcttcttcctccagggaagtgTGGGGACTCCAGATGGGTCCCTCTGAGCACCTGTCCATTTGACTCAAGTGGCTGTTGCTCTGAAGCTCTCAGGCGTAGCACTGACATGACCACATGTGGCCGTTGCGAGTAGGGGGTTGGGGACATCTGTCATCCATGCAGGCCATGAAGCAGCTTTGCAAACCTTTATGAAGGCCTTGATTAAGGATGAGCATCTGTTCTTCTGATCCTAGAGGGCTATTCCCCATGTGGCCAGTAGGGCTCATCTCTGGCTGGGCAGAGGGCTGGGTGCTATCTTTTCCCCTCTGGTTTCCATGATCCAGATCGTCGCCATGTTTTGACCATATGCTGCTTTTGTAATAAGGAGACCTAATGGAAAAAAAGGATGTGGATGATGGTCGTGGTAGCCTTGTGGTTTGCTATTATGGTTTCCGTTTTGTACTGTGTTGAGTGTGCCAATTTCTGCTCACTCAACAGACCTCTCTGAGCAGGAAAAATTTTCTGAGAAAACTCAGAAACAGCAAAAGGCGAGGAGGGAAGCATCAACATTTCTGTAAATGTCTTTGGACAGCGGAAGCTCCAGAACCACAGGGCCTGTCTGGGCATGGTGGGGGTGCCCACCTCCCCTGCCAGGAGCTTGGCTGACCCTGGCCAACTTGACAACAACCACTGGCATCTGGGTTCTCTCTGGCAGGTTCTAGGTGCCCACGAGGCCCCCCGGAGGAGCTTCTCAGTAAGTAACCTGCCCTAGTGCATACGGGCACGTGTCTGTCTGTACATGTGTGCAGAGGCGTGGGTGTGCAGATGCGTGCGGGTGGGTTTGTGGGCACCTGGGGTGCAGAGGGGTGTGTATGTGGGCACGTGTGTGCACCACGCCTCTTGGCTCCATCCCCTCCATGTCTCCCCTGAGGCGCAATCTccacctctcctccttccctcctctcctcctcccctgaaCCCTGGGGGCGAGGCCCGGTTCTCCAGGCCCTGCCTTGTTCTTCTAACCTTGACTGATCTGTGTCTTCTTCCTTCCTGTCCCCCCCTCTAGCAACAAACAATTGTGAGTATCCTTCCGGTCTGCCTGTTTGTCAGGTTGGGGGCTTTTAGTGGCTTTGGGGTTGACCCAGGTCCAGGCGGAGGTGGGACCGGCTTCTGTGGTTGCCCTCCTGACGTGGGGGTGCTGCAACCCCCCATGAGCAGCACTGCACCGTGGGTGGGGCAGGGCATATGGTTGGGGTACCCTGAGCTTGCACCTCCCAATTGGCTGGCCCACTGGGTCAGGGCTCGAAGGAGGAAGGGAACTGAaggcctgccctcctccccttcccttccagcCCCCGTCGGCAAAGTATGGTGGGCGGCACACGGTGACCATGATCCCGGGAGATGGCATTGGGCCAGAGCTCATGCTGCACGTCAAGTCAGTGTTCAGGTACAGAGCCCCCTGGACCCAGCCAGGGGGACCCTGAGAACTGGGCACCACAAGGGTAGTGAGCCAGTGGCGGGCAGCCCCTTGTTCTGGTGCCTGCCCTCCTGCCAGGCTGAGCCAGGTGAGGGGAAGGGTGGAACCCGAGTGGCTCATGCCGTCATGGAGTGTCAGGGCACCCCCGTCAGCTGGCTCAGTCTCTCCTTGGCCAGAGCCCGGGCAGAGTGGGCAGCAGCAGAGGAGAGACCCCCGCACTCCGTGGTAGGGGCCTGGGGTCACCATCCTGATCCCACTCTGCCGCAGGCATGCATGTGTGCCTGTGGACTTCGAAGAGGTGCACGTGAGCTCCACCGCCGATGAGGAGGACATCCGCAATGCCATCATGGCCATCCGTCGGAACCGCGTGGCCCTGAAGGGTGAGACTCCCTTTTGAGCTGACCCTTGTCCCTGGGCGCCCATGGGTGCTGCACCTCGGTGGTCTTGGTGTCTCTGGCCGCTGCGGGAGCCTGCCCAGGCATGGGCTACCTCCCGCCTGGGGCCACCCTCTCTGCTGGAGTCAACTGTGGCTCTCAGGGTCTTCCT carries:
- the SSR4 gene encoding translocon-associated protein subunit delta isoform X1; the protein is MAALASLGALALLLLSGLSCCSAEACVEPQITPSYYTTSDAVISTETVFIVEISLTCKNRVQNMALYADVSGKQFPVTRGQDVGRYQVSWSLDHKSAHAGTYEVRFFDEESYSLLRKAQRNNEDVSVIPPLFTVSVDHRGTWNGPWVSTEVLAAAIGLVIYYLAFSAKSHIQA
- the SSR4 gene encoding translocon-associated protein subunit delta isoform X2 encodes the protein MAALASLGALALLLLSGLSCCSEACVEPQITPSYYTTSDAVISTETVFIVEISLTCKNRVQNMALYADVSGKQFPVTRGQDVGRYQVSWSLDHKSAHAGTYEVRFFDEESYSLLRKAQRNNEDVSVIPPLFTVSVDHRGTWNGPWVSTEVLAAAIGLVIYYLAFSAKSHIQA